In Musa acuminata AAA Group cultivar baxijiao chromosome BXJ2-3, Cavendish_Baxijiao_AAA, whole genome shotgun sequence, the following proteins share a genomic window:
- the LOC135607939 gene encoding pre-mRNA-splicing factor 38-like translates to MANRTDPAAKSIHGTNPQNLVEKILRSKIYQNTYWKEQCFGLTAETLVDKAMELDHLGGTYGGSRKPTPFMCLILKMLQIQPDKEIVVEFIKNDEYKYVRVLGAFYMRLTGSVTDVYRYLEPLYNDYRKLRLKLSEGKFCLTHVDEVIDELLTKDYSCDIALPRVQKRWTLEACGLLEPRRSALEDDFEEEEEKEEEEQAMDSVEDDTHEKNYYRGRSPIRERDRDRRRDRQYRDRDYERDYGRGRERDRDRDRDRDRERDRDKDRDRDRDRERDRHRLRDDRDYGRERERERDREGRERERRDRERGRRRSRSRSRSRDRRDRDHEDGDHRKRRTRGSVSPRRRPEDDGSTRDEPKKKKEKKEKKSDGTDHPDPEIAEANRLRASLGLKPLK, encoded by the exons ATGGCGAACCGGACGGACCCAGCGGCGAAGAGCATCCATGGAACGAACCCTCAGAATCTCGTGGAGAAGATCCTGCGCTCCAAGATTTACCAGAACACATACTGGAAGGAGCAGTGCTTCGGCCTCACGGCGGAGACTCTCGTCGACAAGGCGATGGAGCTCGACCACCTCGGGGGCACGTACGGTGGCAGCCGCAAGCCCACCCCCTTCATGTGCCTCATATTGAAGATGCTCCAGATCCAGCCCGACAAGGAGATAGTCGTTGAGTTCATTAAGAACGACGAGTACAA GTACGTTCGGGTTCTTGGGGCGTTCTACATGCGGCTCACGGGGTCGGTGACGGATGTGTATCGATATTTGGAGCCACTCTATAACGACTATCGGAAACTTAGGCTGAAGTTATCTGAAGGAA AGTTTTGCCTGACTCATGTGGACGAAGTCATCGATGAGCTCCTTACAAAGGATTATTCATGTGACATTGCACTACCTCGTGTCCAAAAACG ATGGACCCTTGAAGCTTGTGGGTTGCTAGAACCAAGAAGAAGTGCTTTAGAAGATGATttcgaagaggaggaagagaaagaagaggaggagcaaGCTATGGACTCTGTAGAGGATGATACTCATGAAAAG AATTATTATCGTGGACGGAGTCCTATAAGGGAAAGGGACAGGGATAGAAGACGGGACAGGCAGTATAG GGATAGGGACTATGAACGGGACTATGGTAGAGGACGTGAAAGAGATCGAGATAGAGATCGTGACAGAGATAGAGAAAGGGACAGGGACAAGGATAGGGATAGGGATAGGGATAGGGAGAGAGACCGACATCGGCTTAGAGATGACAGGGACTATGGTCGTGAAAGGGAGAGAGAAAGGGACAGGGAAGGACGAGAGCGGGAAAGAAGAGACAGGGAACGAGGAAGGCGAAGGAGCCGTTCAAGGAGCAGGAGCAGGGACCGCCGAGACAGGGATCATGAAGATGGAGATCATCGCAAGAGGCGAACTCGTGGCAGTGTTAGCCCACGGAGGCGGCCAGAGGATGATGGCAGCACCAGAGATGAGcccaagaagaaaaaggaaaagaaagagaagaagagcgACGGTACTGATCACCCAGATCCTGAAATCGCTGAGGCCAATAGGTTACGAGCTTCCCTTGGGCTGAAACCGTTGAAATGA